The DNA sequence ATCTTACTTGACAATAGATAAGTTTAATTATAGCTCACTTATTAATGGGTATTGCCATATTGGGTGTGGTAACGCTGAAGAATGATTTCCCCATCTTGGTATTCAGCGGGAGTTAACCCAGTTTTGTGGGGTTCCCATTGGGAGATGACCCAGACCCAAGCCTGCGGCTCGATGGCCAATAGGGTTACTCATCCGCCGCTCATATTGGAAGAGTAGGCCTGGGGACAGCGTTGATAGGTTTGTAACCGAGATGCAGAGAGGACATAAGCCATGACTATCTAGCCTCTTAATTTCCGTCCCGACCAGACCACTCGCCCCAGGATGGCAAAATCATCCGGGTCAATTTGCTCAGAAATCGGAAACGGGGGATAGGCACTGTTATCACTGGCAATCAAGAGGGTTTTACCTGGCTGTGGGAGTAACCGCTTCACCATCAAGAGAGCATTACAGCGAATCAGATAAATTCCCTCTTGCAAGGGGTCGGGGAGCTTATGGGTAAAGAGTACGGTATCGCCATTATTGAGGGTGGGTTCCATCGAATCACCTCGCACTGTCAGTAATCCGGCATCCTGGGGATTGACGTTCAACTCTTGCTCAATCCAATCCAAGTCTAGGTTAAGCGCATCAACCGCGGTTTCCGCCTCCAAGAATGTACCCGTCCCCGCCGCTGCTTCTAAGTCATACCGAGGAATCGCCACCGTTGGGCGTTGTGGGTAACGTCCCATCAGGAGCCAGGTTGGGTCAGCCTCAAAGGTTTGGCACACACGGGCTAACAGTTCAGCATCGGGGAGACGTTCTTCTTTTTCATACCGCACCAGAGTACGTGCCCCAATCCCTAATAGCTCGGCAAAGGTTTGACGGCTTCGCTTTCCCCGTAACTGTACTAAACGTTCCCCAATTCCACACGAAAGACGCTGATTATGATGATTCATTTTTAATATCATGCCCGAATGGGCGTAATCTAACATAAAACCTATGAGATGTTGAAGGGATGGAACGGAGTCGCCCCATGAACAACAACCCATCTCAAACGCTGACTGCCCAACGGACTAGCTTAGAACAGCAGTATGGTCGCTTCCTAATTTCTGCCCAGTTTGGCCAGAGATGGCAGCAGATGAGTCTGTCACAGCAGACAGAGGTGTTGGCCTATTGTGAACAAATTATTGGCCAGCCTGAAGCCTTGAGATTATCCCCTCTATCCCCTGAAGTTGTCTTAGAAGTCAGTTTAGGTCGGGTTTGGGCCGTGCGGGTCAGTCGTGGATCCGAATTTGCGGCCTATCAATTTGCGAGATGGGCCACAAGGGTATCAGCCTTAGTCGCGGTTCAGCAGACTGAACTGGGTTGGGTTGTGCGGTGTTGGGGGCTAAACCCGTTGGTTTGGCGACAAATCCTCGATGCCCAAGCTGGATGAAGGACTGTCATCAATGACAGTTGAATTTGGCAGTCGAGTCGAGATAAGTGACCTGACCACTACCCAAACAGCCCCCTCACTCCACTGGGACTGATGTTAGTAATAAGGTCGTCAATTGCAGTTCAAGTATCTGGAATCTCTAAATACTTGATATGTTGCAGAAGTGTTAAAAGTTAGCTTAAAGTACAAAAAAAGGGGCGGAAATCAAGTATTTTTCCCTTGAATAAAAACAGTGAAGTATCATGTCATTATTTACAAACATTGTCAAATCG is a window from the Pseudocalidococcus azoricus BACA0444 genome containing:
- a CDS encoding helix-turn-helix transcriptional regulator, with the translated sequence MNHHNQRLSCGIGERLVQLRGKRSRQTFAELLGIGARTLVRYEKEERLPDAELLARVCQTFEADPTWLLMGRYPQRPTVAIPRYDLEAAAGTGTFLEAETAVDALNLDLDWIEQELNVNPQDAGLLTVRGDSMEPTLNNGDTVLFTHKLPDPLQEGIYLIRCNALLMVKRLLPQPGKTLLIASDNSAYPPFPISEQIDPDDFAILGRVVWSGRKLRG